In Anopheles gambiae chromosome 2, idAnoGambNW_F1_1, whole genome shotgun sequence, a single window of DNA contains:
- the LOC4576922 gene encoding uncharacterized protein LOC4576922 isoform X1, with protein sequence MDTTKIAYLMLAVCFSWLPALSGTTTTNPFHAALTDNLTQCGAVVCVAETEVCREDSFCECKPHFEDQGSFQCVPCPAEGQYCRGCCISDALTCYHGVCRRCSLDSNGNCISQESLFFLTAAQVALATAMVLGVISLSFLLYKTLRNRLRRNNQVLESEFRQSVVSRVSLSSIQQRVIRRLRDRPPKYETRHNYEYQQRQTERQISQQSSSVEPDRQSNPAPVGGPPPAYDGDTISLAENPPPYTQEQTDRTSSGIAVIDIPTTTTTDHALSMDLPTDRTSSNLQGITNHAFEPDKLTSSQPQIIQPSDNGETNGRPKEECYDIPLVNSNDKTVYM encoded by the exons atgGACACTACTAAGATAGCGTACTTGATGCTGGCTGTTTGCTTTAGTTGGCTTCCGGCATTGAGCGGCACAACCACTACGAACCCATTTCACGCAG CTCTAACTGATAATTTGACGCAGTGTGGTGCTGTAGTTTGTGTCGCGGAAACTGAAGTGTGCAGAGAGGATAGCTTCTGCGAGTGTAAACCTCACTTCGAAGATCAAGGATCCTTTCAATGTGTGCCTTGCCCAGCCGAAGGACAGTACTGCCGGGGTTGTTGTATCAGCGATGCACTTACCTGTTATCATGGCGTTTGCCGGAGATGTTCTTTGGATAGCAATGGAAATTGCAT CAGCCAGGAGTCTTTGTTCTTCTTGACCGCTGCTCAGGTTGCACTGGCAACTGCTATGGTGCTTGGTGTGATTTCTCTAAGCTTTCTCTTGTACAAAACACTCCGTAATCGTCTGAG ACGCAACAATCAAGTGCTCGAGAGCGAATTTCGCCAATCTGTTGTTAGTCGAGTTTCTTTATCATCCATACAACAACGCGTCATTAGGCGCTTACGAGATCGTCCACCCAAATATGAAACTCGGCATAATTACGAGTACCAACAGAGGCAAACGGAGAGACAGATCAGTCAGCAGAGTTCATCGGTCGAGCCCGATAGACAGTCCAATCCTGCCCCCGTAGGTGGCCCGCCTCCAGCGTACGATGGTGATACG ATATCTCTAGCTGAGAATCCGCCACCTTACACACAAGAACAAACTGACAGAACGAGCAGTGGAATAGCAGTAATCGATATTCCCACGACCACCACAACCGATCATGCACTATCCATGGATTTGCCAACCGATCGCACCTCCAGTAACCTTCAGGGCATAACAAATCATGCGTTCGAACCCGATAAACTCACTTCATCGCAGCCACAGATCATACAACCCTCCGATAATGGTGAAACGAATGGACGTCCCAAGGAAGAATGCTATGATATTCCTCTAGTCAATAGCAATGATAAGACGGTTTACATGTAA
- the LOC4576815 gene encoding ATP-binding cassette sub-family C member 4: MNRENPFGNGKQVNPVQNASFLSKRSFWWLREMFRYGQRKEITEEKLYATLPEHSSHGLAETFERLWSEEEQRGPTKASFARVYWRAFGKETLFWGLVFSAFETANRVAQPLLLGELVSYFTPNQDTISERDAYLYAIGVIACSLLSVISFHPFIFFIFQLGMKFRIGASCLIYNKVLKLSKSTTAGDGLNGKIINLLSNDVGKFDIALCFVHDLWKGPMEAVLLGYFIYCQIGFSGLLGMAFLMSFIPLQAWVGKKTATYRMKAAKRTDVRVRFMNEIIQGIQVIKMYTWESSFAKMIENIRRKEIQAIRGGAYVRATLISFFTVSRVSIFISLLSYTVTENVITAKKVFIVTSFYSILNDSMVHFWPMAITFCAEGYISLKRIRDFLLTPEGKSSLSTNMPSDVKKGKKTTSTSDKDNSSQMESSKGIKEDALQNGSKGVTKNEDVDFEPLLPKRFVRTVDGERKGIVLDNATARWMCPSAVPVGAISTMGKGGGDCSEETTNVGIESVSLTVDPGRLCVLVGPVGSGKSTLLQVLLGELELDQGTVEMYGTVSYAAQEPWLYEGSVRNNIIFTEEYDERRYLRVVRVCALEKDFELFPHGDQTIVGERGISLSGGQKARVNLARAIYRKADIYLLDDPLSAVDTHVGKHIFELCIRDFLANRVCVLVTHQLQYLKDVQQIVLMNAGRVEACGSYKELKKSNIESIMALTPDESPLESPIEKELKNRRPRRTSGSSTGSQRDSDLMMDLLQQDKQEEEKESQGGSGSVGLSVYKTYFSAVNSCGWVFWLSALMVLSQIVVSGVDIFVAEWVNWEEKVAGIPPEFDLNDNHTILSSRDVRILLREQADVSNFIERQQYIWIYSGLIILLVILVVQRSFSFFYVCLRISINLHDRLFRGLTRATMYFFNTNPSGRILNRFSKDIGAIDSALPMALLDCVVFFLEMIAVVAVVSIVNYWFLVPTAVVAVVMYYIRQTYLNTSRVVKRIESVNRSPLFSHTNATLQGLSTIRAFGAQSILKHEFNEFLDVNSSAWYMFISTSRAFALWLDVVCVLYIGIITISFLVGNSNQMLGGSVGLAITKTISLVGMCQWGMRQSAELENQMVSVERVNEYTNLPSEPPLETAPKHRPQRNWPEHGTIRFNNVDLRYSDDGERVLKDLNFTIRSNEKVGIVGRTGAGKSSLIQALFRLAPFEGNIEIDDIDTKTLGLRDLRSKISIIPQDPILFSGTLRSNLDPFDQRKDDELWSALDQVELKEAVSSLAGGLECRMSDGGSNFSMGQRQLVCLARAILRNNKILVLDEATANVDPETDKLIQTTIRTKFAHCTVLTIAHRLNTVMDSDRVLVMDAGRVVEFGHPHELLHGPIGYLRRLVDQTGVATAAMLMRTAEDNFKKSSARQTEAITLGLS, from the exons ATGAACCGCGAAAACCCATTCGGTAATGGAAAGCAGGTCAACCCTGTACAGAATGCCTCCTTTCTGTCGAAACGTAGTTTCTGGTGGCTACGAGAAATGTTCCGCTATGGACAGCGTAAAGAGATTACGGAAGAAAAGCTTTACGCGACACTGCCAGAGCACAGCAGTCACGGTTTGGCGGAAACATTCGAACGCCTATGGTCAGAAGAGGAGCAACGTGGACCGACCAAGGCTAGCTTTGCTCGTGTTTACTGGCGTGCTTTCGGCAAGGAAACCCTTTTCTGGGGTCTAGTGTTCTCGGCTTTCGAAACGGCCAACCGTGTTGCTCAACCATTGCTGCTGGGAGAGCTAGTATCCTACTTTACTCCTAACCAGGACACCATCAGCGAACGAGACGCATACCTGTACGCGATAGGCGTTATCGCATGTTCGCTGTTATCGGTCATCTCATTTCATCCCTTCATCTTCTTTATTTTTCAACTCGGAATGAAGTTTCGTATAGGCGCTTCGTGCTTAATTTATAACAAG GTACTTAAACTCTCTAAATCCACCACTGCTGGCGACGGACTTAATGGAAAAATCATCAATTTGCTCTCGAATGACGTCGGAAAGTTTGACATCGCATTATGTTTCGTGCATGATCTGTGGAAAGGCCCCATGGAAGCTGTTCTGCTTGgctatttcatttattgtcAAATTGGGTTCTCGGGCTTGCTAGGAATGGCCTTCCTGATGAGTTTTATCCCGCTTCAAGCCTGGGTGGGTAAGAAAACGGCCACCTATCGAATGAAGGCGGCCAAACGGACGGATGTACGTGTACGATTCATGAACGAAATCATCCAAGGTATTCAGGTGATCAAAATGTACACGTGGGAGAGCTCATTCGCCAAAATGATCGAAAATATCCGGCGGAAAGAGATACAAGCCATCCGTGGTGGTGCATACGTGCGGGCAACGCTCATATCGTTCTTTACCGTGTCGCGAGTGTCCATTTTTATCAGCCTACTGTCATACACAGTCACCGAGAACGTTATCACTGCCAAAAAGGTGTTCATTGTGACGTCGTTCTACAGCATACTGAACGATTCCATGGTGCATTTCTGGCCCATGGCCATTACCTTCTGCGCGGAGGGATATATCTCGCTCAAGCGTATACGTGATTTCCTTTTAACACCTGAAGGAAAAAGTAGCCTCAGTACAAACATGCCATCAGATGTAAAGAAAGGCAAGAAAACAACGTCTACCAGCGATAAAGATAATTCGAGCCAAATGGAATCTAGTAAAGGAATCAAAGAAGATGCCCTGCAAAACGGCAGTAAAGGCGTGACAAAAAATGAAGACGTCGATTTTGAACCCTTGCTGCCAAAACGATTTGTACGAACGGTGGATGGAGAAAGAAAAGGGATCGTACTCGATAACGCCACAGCACGTTGGATGTGCCCTTCAGCTGTACCAGTTGGAGCAATTTCTACAATGGGAAAAGGAGGTGGAGATTGCTCAGAAGAGACTACAAATGTTGGCATTGAGTCTGTCAGTTTGACTGTCGATCCGGGAAGATTGTGTGTGCTGGTAGGTCCAGTTGGCTCGGGCAAATCTACTCTGCTGCAGGTGCTATTGGGTGAGCTAGAACTCGATCAAGGTACGGTGGAAATGTATGGAACAGTCAGCTATGCCGCACAGGAACCTTGGCTATACGAAGGCAGTGTGAGgaataatatcatttttaCTGAAGAGTACGATGAGCGGCGTTACTTACGGGTGGTTCGTGTATGTGCTCTGGAAAAAGATTTTGAACTTTTTCCACACGGCGATCAAACGATTGTTGGAGAACGAGGCATCAGCTTAAGCGGAGGACAAAAGGCACGTGTCAATCTTGCCCGTGCCATCTATCGAAAAGccgatatttatttattggatGATCCACTGTCAGCAGTCGATACACATGTGGGCAAGCATATTTTCGAGCTTTGTATTCGCGATTTCCTCGCTAATCGAGTATGCGTTTTGGTTACCCATCAGTTGCAGTACTTAAAAGACGTACAACAGATAGTGCTAATGAACGCGGGCCGAGTAGAAGCATGTGGCAGCTATAAAGAattgaaaaaatcaaatatcgaATCGATCATGGCACTGACACCTGACGAATCTCCCCTAGAAAGTCCTATAGAAAAGGAACTGAAAAACCGTCGCCCACGACGGACTAGTGGATCTTCGACCGGTTCGCAGCGTGATAGTGATCTTATGATGGACCTGTTGCAGCAAgacaaacaagaagaagaaaaagaatctCAAGGCGGTAGCGGTAGTGTGGGGCTCTCAGTGTACAAAACCTACTTCAGCGCGGTCAACAGTTGCGGATGGGTGTTCTGGCTTAGCGCTTTAATGGTGCTATCGCAAATCGTTGTCAGTGGAGTCGACATATTTGTTGCAGAATGGGTGAATTGGGAGGAGAAAGTGGCTGGCATTCCTCCGGAATTTGATTTGAATGATAATCACACTATTTTGAGTTCTCGCGATGTGCGAATTTTACTGAGAGAGCAGGCTGATGTGAGCAACTTCATAGAGCGTCAGCAGTATATCTGGATCTACAGTGGGCTAATTATTCTGCTGGTTATCTTAGTTGTACAAAGATCGTTTTCGTTCTTTTACGTTTGTCTTCGCATTTCCATAAATCTACATGATCGTCTTTTTCGTGGATTGACCCGTGCAACAATGTACTTCTTCAATACAAATCCTTCCGGGAGAATTTTGAACCGTTTCTCAAAAGATATTGGAGCGATTGATTCAGCACTGCCCATGGCACTGTTAGACTGCGTTGTG tttttcttGGAAATGATCGCAGTAGTAGCGGTGGTATCGATCGTCAACTATTGGTTCCTTGTACCTACTGCGGTGGTTGCGGTGGTGATGTATTACATTCGTCAGACTTATTTAAACACGTCTCGTGTGGTGAAGCGCATCGAATCTGTCAACCGATCGCCGCTTTTCTCACACACCAATGCGACTTTGCAAGGACTATCAACGATTCGGGCGTTTGGTGCACAGTCGATACTCAAGCACGAGTTTAACGAGTTTCTCGATGTGAACTCCTCTGCTTGGTACATGTTTATCTCTACGAGTCGTGCATTTGCCCTGTGGCTCGACGTGGTGTGCGTGTTGTACATTGGTATCATAACGATCAGCTTTCTCGTTGGCAATAGCAACCAAATGCTAGGCGGCAGCGTCGGATTGGCCATCACAAAGACAATCAGCTTGGTCGGTATGTGCCAGTGGGGGATGCGGCAATCGGCAGAACTGGAGAATCAGATGGTTTCCGTAGAGCGTGTGAATGAATACACAAACCTACCGTCTGAACCACCGCTCGAGACTGCGCCGAAACATCGACCGCAACGAAACTGGCCTGAGCATGGTACAATACGGTTCAACAACGTTGATCTGCGGTACTCGGACGATGGAGAGCGTGTACTAAAGGACCTTAATTTTACCATTCGTTCGAACGAGAAGGTTGGCATCGTGGGACGTACTGGGGCTGGCAAATCGTCCTTGATTCAGGCACTTTTCAGACTCGCACCCTTCGAGGGAAATATTGAAATTGACGACATAGATACAAAGACCTTGGGTTTGCGCGATTTACGAAGCAAAATCTCAATTATACCTCAGGATCCCATTTTATTTTCCGGCACGTTGCGTAGCAATTTGGATCCATTTGATCAGCGCAAGGACGATGAATTGTGGAGTGCTCTTGATCAGGTTGAGTTGAAAGAGGCCGTATCTTCGCTAGCCGGAGGTTTAGAGTGTCGCATGTCCGATGGAGGGAGCAATTTCAGTATGGGCCAAAGGCAACTTGTTTGTCTCGCTAGAGCCATTTtgagaaacaataaaatcCTTGTTCTCGACGAAGCCACTGCCAATGTAGATCCGGA AACGGATAAACTGATTCAAACTACGATTCGTACAAAATTTGCCCACTGCACAGTATTAACAATTGCGCATCGATTAAACACGGTTATGGACAGTGATAGAGTGTTGGTGATGGACGCTGGACGCGTAGTCGAGTTTGGGCATCCGCATGAGCTTCTGCACGGTCCGATTGGCTATCTACGGCGACTAGTGGACCAAACTGGTGTTGCTACGGCAGCAATGTTGATGCGTACTGCTgaggataattttaaaaaatctagTGCACGGCAGACGGAAGCAATTACACTGGGATTGTCATGA
- the LOC1275928 gene encoding huntingtin-interacting protein K codes for MADLEAVNGVDDANDKKQKKSSKHDGGAADLERVTDYAEEKEITSHNLCSNAANLFEDKRNKENEEKLAIERELQKVHVKKEDIELIIREMEITRSKAEQTLRVHRGDVVAALEALIN; via the exons ATGGCCGATCTGGAGGCAGTAAATGGTGTCGACGATGCGAACgacaaaaagcaaaagaaatcgTCGAAGCATGATGGTGGAGCCGCCGATTTGGAAAGAGTGACGGATTACGCCGAGGAGAAGGAGATCACATCTCACAATTTATGTTCAAAC GCTGCAAACTTGTTTGAAGATAAACGCAACaaggaaaatgaagaaaagcTAGCAATAGAACGAGAACTACAGAAAGTACATGTGAAAAAGGAGGACATAGAATTGATC ATTCGTGAAATGGAAATCACTCGCAGCAAGGCGGAACAGACTCTACGCGTGCACCGGGGCGACGTGGTAGCAGCCTTAGAAGCGCTGATAAACTAA
- the LOC1275929 gene encoding zinc finger protein 830: MSAAFKFSKKKYSQQDLRRIMSETKAAKQQQSDSELKRIESPLAKYNDAGQLMCVLCRSIVRSAAVWKVHIHSKQHKENNELAKKLKDGSAVDSVELRNAPNANLKRTGDPDTGVDSVPVKKIKGILKNSSQTGATQNTLPHDFFDDAANSANAPSSIRKDLVNIKLPEKHRDQVGEPMDLDHTEKDVGGSLIVADEEKLPEGFFDDPKMDAKARNQEYKDPNDEEWEKFQKEIKEATNISMAIISEEQEESTAERQIAEIDEQIRNWSRVLDLEKKKEQVKTMKGVKGSEMSSSPAKGTGQPAQTANDNDREDDDDDADEEFDEFLDWRAKKSYK; this comes from the exons ATGTCTGCCGCTTTTAAGTTTTCCAAGAAGAAATACTCTCAGCAAGATCTGAGGCGTATAATGAGTGAAACAAAAGCTGCCAAACAGCAGCAGTCCGACAGCGAGTTGAAACGCATCGAATCTCCACTTGCAAA ATATAACGATGCCGGACAACTAATGTGTGTTCTTTGTCGGTCGATCGTTCGATCAGCTGCGGTTTGGAAAGTCCACATACACTCTAAGCAGCACAAGGAAAACAATGAGTTAGCAAAAAAGCTCAAGGATGGTTCCGCAGTTGATAGTGTGGAGCTGAGAAACGCTCCCAACGCGAATCTGAAACGAACCGGCGATCCAGACACGGGTGTTGATAGCGTGCCTGTGAAAAAGATTAAAGGAATACTGAAGAATTCCTCGCAGACGGGAGCAACACAGAACACATTACCACATGACTTTTTCGATGATGCTGCTAATTCAGCTAATGCTCCCTCTTCTATCCGTAAGGATCTTGTCAACATAAAACTGCCAGAAAAGCATCGTGACCAGGTGGGAGAGCCGATGGATCTCGATCATACGGAAAAAGATGTTGGTGGTTCCTTAATAGTGGCAGATGAGGAAAAATTACCAGAAGGATTTTTTGACGATCCGAAAATGGATGCGAAAGCACGTAATCAGGAGTATAAAGACCCGAACGATGAGGAATGGGAAAAATTTCAGAAAGAAATTAAGGAGGCAACAAACATTTCCATGGCCATTATCAGTGAGGAACAAGAGGAATCCACCGCCGAAAGACAAATTGCGGAGATAGATGAACAAATACGCAACTGGTCTCGTGTGTTGGATttggaaaagaagaaagaacaaGTTAAGACCATGAAAGGAGTTAAAGGCTCAGAAATGTCCTCCAGTCCTGCTAAAGGGACGGGCCAACCTGCTCAAACAGCCAATGACAATGATcgtgaggatgatgatgatgatgccgatgAAGAGTTTGATGAATTTTTAGATTGGAGAGCAAAGAAATCGTACAAATAG
- the LOC4576922 gene encoding uncharacterized protein LOC4576922 isoform X2, whose translation MDTTKIAYLMLAVCFSWLPALSGTTTTNPFHAALTDNLTQCGAVVCVAETEVCREDSFCECKPHFEDQGSFQCVPCPAEGQYCRGCCISDALTCYHGVCRRCSLDSNGNCIQESLFFLTAAQVALATAMVLGVISLSFLLYKTLRNRLRRNNQVLESEFRQSVVSRVSLSSIQQRVIRRLRDRPPKYETRHNYEYQQRQTERQISQQSSSVEPDRQSNPAPVGGPPPAYDGDTISLAENPPPYTQEQTDRTSSGIAVIDIPTTTTTDHALSMDLPTDRTSSNLQGITNHAFEPDKLTSSQPQIIQPSDNGETNGRPKEECYDIPLVNSNDKTVYM comes from the exons atgGACACTACTAAGATAGCGTACTTGATGCTGGCTGTTTGCTTTAGTTGGCTTCCGGCATTGAGCGGCACAACCACTACGAACCCATTTCACGCAG CTCTAACTGATAATTTGACGCAGTGTGGTGCTGTAGTTTGTGTCGCGGAAACTGAAGTGTGCAGAGAGGATAGCTTCTGCGAGTGTAAACCTCACTTCGAAGATCAAGGATCCTTTCAATGTGTGCCTTGCCCAGCCGAAGGACAGTACTGCCGGGGTTGTTGTATCAGCGATGCACTTACCTGTTATCATGGCGTTTGCCGGAGATGTTCTTTGGATAGCAATGGAAATTGCAT CCAGGAGTCTTTGTTCTTCTTGACCGCTGCTCAGGTTGCACTGGCAACTGCTATGGTGCTTGGTGTGATTTCTCTAAGCTTTCTCTTGTACAAAACACTCCGTAATCGTCTGAG ACGCAACAATCAAGTGCTCGAGAGCGAATTTCGCCAATCTGTTGTTAGTCGAGTTTCTTTATCATCCATACAACAACGCGTCATTAGGCGCTTACGAGATCGTCCACCCAAATATGAAACTCGGCATAATTACGAGTACCAACAGAGGCAAACGGAGAGACAGATCAGTCAGCAGAGTTCATCGGTCGAGCCCGATAGACAGTCCAATCCTGCCCCCGTAGGTGGCCCGCCTCCAGCGTACGATGGTGATACG ATATCTCTAGCTGAGAATCCGCCACCTTACACACAAGAACAAACTGACAGAACGAGCAGTGGAATAGCAGTAATCGATATTCCCACGACCACCACAACCGATCATGCACTATCCATGGATTTGCCAACCGATCGCACCTCCAGTAACCTTCAGGGCATAACAAATCATGCGTTCGAACCCGATAAACTCACTTCATCGCAGCCACAGATCATACAACCCTCCGATAATGGTGAAACGAATGGACGTCCCAAGGAAGAATGCTATGATATTCCTCTAGTCAATAGCAATGATAAGACGGTTTACATGTAA